One genomic window of Acidobacteriota bacterium includes the following:
- a CDS encoding M14 family metallopeptidase, protein MKITTVCALCLLTATSAIAEDDFSDDWLTVAEKSEFRATSSYDQTMDYLRRLELAAPEWIRVTDFGRTGQGRPLPLVIVSSDGAFTPETAAATGKPILLIQSCIHAGEVDGKDATLMVLRDIALGRRPELAKAAVTLFAPIYNADGHEHVSPYNRSNQNGPVEGMGYRANASGINLNRDFLRLVSPEAKALAKLVATWNPHLHVDNHVTNGSDHAWVLTWLVAEAPQLAAPVDAWVDSHLPKVWAKIETDGYPNGPYVSHVSRSDPSAGMIWDVAQPRYSSGYFPLRNRVSILIEMHAHKPFKDRVLANRAFIDALIVEVGASGDDLVRAAQTADAATVAKGAADAKPSKVIVTWGVAENGEKIRWPAYDWQVVDSMVTGGTRLQYHPGKLHEVEIEWRHLPVAEVTLPRPRGYIVLGGWPQIEEVIRGHGLRAQRIASDVELDVETVRLSNPEFATSSYQGVVMVEDFSVSRQTERRRIEAGSLWIPANQPAFEVAVQLFEPEAPDSLVRWGAISSLFERKIYIGSDVLEELARDMLADGQIRLEWENALENPDFAANPRARYMWWYQRTPYWDETVGLLPVLRVMNPVDLELETWPQP, encoded by the coding sequence ATGAAAATTACCACCGTTTGCGCCTTGTGTCTGCTTACAGCAACTTCAGCGATTGCGGAAGACGATTTCTCCGATGACTGGCTCACAGTCGCCGAGAAGAGCGAGTTCCGTGCTACCTCGAGCTACGACCAGACGATGGACTATCTCCGTCGATTGGAATTAGCCGCACCCGAATGGATCCGGGTTACCGATTTCGGCCGAACCGGCCAGGGCAGACCGCTTCCGCTGGTGATCGTCTCGTCGGACGGCGCATTTACCCCTGAAACGGCCGCAGCTACCGGAAAGCCGATCCTGCTCATCCAGAGCTGCATTCACGCCGGTGAGGTGGACGGCAAGGACGCCACCCTGATGGTGCTCCGCGACATCGCCCTTGGGCGGAGGCCGGAGCTGGCCAAGGCTGCTGTCACCCTCTTTGCTCCCATCTATAACGCCGACGGTCACGAACATGTCTCGCCCTACAATCGATCGAACCAGAACGGTCCGGTCGAGGGCATGGGCTACAGGGCGAACGCGAGCGGCATCAATCTCAACCGCGATTTCCTGCGCCTGGTGAGCCCCGAGGCAAAAGCTCTGGCGAAGCTGGTCGCCACCTGGAATCCCCATCTCCACGTTGACAACCACGTCACCAACGGTTCTGACCACGCCTGGGTCCTGACCTGGCTGGTCGCCGAGGCACCACAGCTCGCGGCGCCCGTCGATGCCTGGGTCGACAGCCATCTGCCGAAGGTATGGGCCAAGATCGAAACCGACGGCTATCCGAATGGGCCGTACGTCAGCCATGTGTCCCGTTCAGACCCAAGTGCAGGGATGATCTGGGATGTCGCGCAACCCCGGTATTCATCCGGCTACTTTCCCCTCCGCAACCGGGTATCGATCCTGATAGAGATGCACGCTCACAAGCCTTTCAAGGACAGGGTGCTGGCAAATCGGGCATTCATCGATGCTTTGATCGTGGAGGTAGGCGCATCTGGCGACGACCTGGTTCGGGCAGCCCAAACGGCGGACGCTGCGACGGTCGCAAAAGGCGCCGCCGACGCCAAGCCTTCCAAAGTGATCGTGACTTGGGGCGTTGCCGAGAACGGCGAGAAAATCAGGTGGCCGGCCTACGACTGGCAAGTCGTAGACTCGATGGTCACTGGCGGAACTCGCCTGCAGTACCACCCTGGGAAGCTTCACGAAGTCGAGATCGAGTGGCGCCACCTTCCGGTCGCAGAAGTGACCTTGCCGCGACCGCGCGGGTATATCGTGCTCGGCGGCTGGCCACAGATCGAGGAGGTAATACGGGGGCACGGTCTTCGAGCACAGCGAATCGCCAGCGATGTCGAGCTCGACGTAGAAACCGTGCGTCTCTCGAACCCAGAGTTCGCCACTTCCTCTTACCAGGGCGTCGTCATGGTCGAGGATTTCAGTGTTAGCCGGCAGACCGAGCGCCGTCGCATCGAAGCGGGCAGCTTATGGATCCCGGCCAATCAGCCCGCTTTCGAGGTCGCGGTGCAGCTCTTCGAGCCAGAGGCGCCGGACTCGCTGGTTCGCTGGGGAGCTATCTCGTCGCTCTTCGAGCGCAAAATCTATATCGGCAGCGATGTTCTCGAAGAGCTCGCACGCGACATGTTGGCCGACGGGCAGATTCGCCTCGAGTGGGAAAATGCTCTCGAAAATCCAGATTTTGCCGCCAACCCGCGCGCTCGTTACATGTGGTGGTATCAGCGCACGCCGTACTGGGATGAGACGGTGGGCCTGCTTCCGGTCCTGCGGGTGATGAATCCGGTGGATCTCGAGCTCGAAACGTGGCCGCAGCCCTGA
- a CDS encoding class I SAM-dependent methyltransferase: MAAALTETQPFGNQWGPLGRALLDFHRGATDARIIVHTDLWHDEITPVAEFYRPDRQPLPEIERAALGLCHGRTLDLGAGAGRHALELQRRGLEVTAVDVSPEAVHVMRERGVEDARHGNLDAVAGEEFGTILLLMHGIGLVGTLGGLTEFFDRARRHLEDGGQVIFDTADLGLVMPARFEEEIDVWRSGGPYPGEVEYRLSYEGFEGEPYRWLFVDPVTLVEWAAAADCHAEIVARGNRGTFLARITA; the protein is encoded by the coding sequence GTGGCCGCAGCCCTGACTGAAACACAACCATTCGGCAACCAATGGGGACCGCTCGGGCGCGCTCTGCTCGATTTCCACAGGGGCGCCACGGATGCCCGAATCATCGTCCATACCGATCTCTGGCACGACGAGATCACGCCGGTCGCCGAGTTCTACCGCCCGGACCGCCAACCACTGCCGGAGATCGAGCGCGCGGCCCTCGGCCTTTGCCATGGACGGACGCTGGATCTCGGTGCCGGCGCAGGAAGGCACGCTCTCGAGCTGCAACGACGTGGCCTCGAGGTGACGGCGGTCGATGTGTCACCGGAAGCGGTCCACGTGATGCGCGAACGAGGAGTCGAGGACGCCCGACACGGAAACCTGGATGCCGTCGCCGGGGAAGAATTCGGCACGATTCTGCTGCTCATGCACGGGATCGGTCTGGTAGGGACCCTTGGCGGCCTCACCGAATTTTTCGATCGCGCCCGCCGCCACCTCGAAGATGGTGGCCAGGTCATCTTCGACACGGCAGATCTCGGCCTCGTCATGCCCGCTCGATTCGAGGAGGAAATCGACGTATGGCGTTCCGGCGGACCGTACCCGGGCGAGGTTGAGTACCGCCTGTCTTACGAGGGCTTCGAGGGTGAGCCCTACCGATGGTTATTTGTCGACCCCGTGACTCTTGTCGAGTGGGCCGCGGCGGCCGACTGCCACGCCGAAATCGTTGCCAGGGGGAACCGGGGAACCTTTTTGGCCCGCATCACGGCGTAA
- a CDS encoding peptidylprolyl isomerase, protein MKNYFQIASTLVIALIAAHLPAVAQEAATPAGNVNPAVLEVNGEKVYAAEISMTMQNIAAQVGGKENVEDEQALVQAATQRVVEQTLLAQEARRTNVQPNELRLAQMTQAVEQQAGGRESLESNLATFGMDHDGFVSFLRDLELTRSLIEKQISPTIQVSDEETRAFYDENQELFQAPEQVHVRHILFNAPLTADTDTAAATRAKAEDARKRAVAGEDFAELARELSEGPRASEGGDLGFIAQGQIAPQFANAAFALEIGGISPVVRTNFGFHVIKAEEKRPARTLTYDEVAEQVRGLLIQQKTGQAVGELVKTLGDKAEIVNLVDPEANAPAQP, encoded by the coding sequence ATGAAAAACTATTTTCAGATTGCATCCACCCTTGTGATTGCCCTGATCGCCGCGCACCTGCCGGCGGTCGCGCAGGAAGCGGCGACGCCTGCCGGAAACGTCAACCCCGCGGTGCTCGAGGTCAACGGTGAAAAAGTCTACGCCGCCGAGATCAGCATGACCATGCAGAACATCGCTGCCCAGGTCGGCGGTAAGGAGAACGTCGAGGACGAGCAGGCTCTCGTCCAGGCAGCGACCCAACGTGTGGTCGAGCAAACGTTGCTCGCCCAGGAAGCACGCCGCACCAACGTGCAGCCCAACGAACTCCGGCTGGCGCAGATGACCCAGGCGGTCGAGCAACAGGCCGGGGGTCGTGAGTCACTCGAGTCGAACCTCGCTACCTTCGGCATGGATCACGACGGATTCGTGAGCTTTCTTCGCGATCTGGAGCTCACACGCTCGTTGATCGAAAAGCAGATCAGCCCGACGATCCAGGTGTCTGACGAGGAGACCCGTGCGTTCTATGACGAGAACCAGGAACTCTTCCAGGCCCCGGAACAGGTCCACGTACGCCACATTCTTTTCAATGCGCCTCTGACTGCTGACACCGACACCGCCGCCGCGACCCGGGCCAAGGCTGAAGACGCCCGCAAGCGCGCTGTCGCCGGCGAGGATTTTGCCGAGCTCGCGCGCGAGCTCTCGGAGGGACCAAGGGCGTCAGAGGGTGGCGATCTCGGATTCATAGCACAGGGCCAGATCGCGCCCCAGTTCGCGAACGCGGCATTCGCTCTGGAAATTGGTGGTATCTCTCCCGTGGTCCGCACCAACTTCGGCTTCCACGTCATCAAGGCGGAGGAGAAGCGCCCCGCGAGGACCCTGACGTACGACGAGGTTGCGGAACAGGTTCGGGGCCTGCTGATCCAGCAGAAGACCGGCCAGGCCGTCGGCGAGCTCGTCAAGACTCTCGGTGACAAGGCCGAGATCGTGAATCTGGTCGATCCCGAGGCGAACGCTCCGGCACAGCCGTAG
- a CDS encoding alpha/beta hydrolase: MHTRKITFDNASGHQLAALLDMPAEGEPVAYVLFAHCFTCSKDYKGVVRISKALAAQGFGVLRFDFTGLGESEGDFAETTFSSNVDDLVAAAEFMGGELEAPKVLVGHSLGGAAAILAAHRISSVVAVATLAAPANLNILAGRLRSQTGDLEGTGEAVVVIGGRSIRIGKDLVDDLETVNMREAVSRMGKALLICHSPADRTVDIESAVEIFSAAQHPKSFLSVGDADHLCSNPEDGRYIGTMLATWATRAISPS; encoded by the coding sequence ATGCACACCAGGAAGATCACCTTTGATAATGCGTCGGGCCATCAGTTGGCGGCGTTGCTCGACATGCCGGCCGAGGGAGAACCGGTCGCCTATGTTCTCTTCGCCCACTGTTTCACGTGTTCCAAGGACTACAAGGGCGTGGTGCGAATCTCGAAGGCACTCGCCGCCCAAGGGTTCGGTGTTCTGCGCTTTGATTTCACCGGCCTCGGCGAGAGCGAGGGTGACTTCGCGGAGACCACGTTTTCTTCGAATGTCGATGATCTGGTCGCAGCGGCCGAATTCATGGGCGGGGAGCTGGAGGCTCCGAAAGTTCTTGTTGGTCATTCGCTCGGCGGTGCGGCCGCGATTCTCGCTGCGCACCGAATCTCGTCGGTGGTGGCGGTGGCGACACTTGCAGCGCCCGCCAATTTGAACATTCTCGCTGGCCGGCTCCGGTCCCAAACAGGGGATTTGGAAGGTACGGGCGAGGCGGTGGTCGTGATTGGGGGACGATCGATCCGAATCGGTAAAGACCTGGTTGACGACCTCGAGACGGTCAATATGAGAGAAGCCGTCTCGAGAATGGGCAAGGCTTTGCTGATATGCCACTCTCCGGCGGATCGGACGGTTGACATCGAGAGTGCGGTCGAGATCTTCTCTGCCGCTCAGCATCCGAAAAGCTTTCTCTCGGTCGGTGATGCCGACCATCTTTGCAGCAACCCAGAGGATGGGCGCTATATCGGCACGATGTTGGCTACCTGGGCTACGAGGGCCATCAGCCCGAGTTGA
- a CDS encoding sodium/solute symporter (Members of the Solute:Sodium Symporter (SSS), TC 2.A.21 as described in tcdb.org, catalyze solute:Na+ symport. Known solutes for members of the family include sugars, amino acids, nucleosides, inositols, vitamins, urea or anions, depending on the system.) has product MGVGIIDILVFVIFVVVVIGVGLWQSRGEETRGEHGARDYFLAGRGLTWWLVGFSLIAANISTEQFVGMSGKAADWLGMAIASYEWMAAITLVVVAFLFVPTFLRSGIYTIPEFLEYRYNPFARMVMAISTLVILVGVPTASVIYSGAKVITVNFQGQALFGLDLGSITVGCWIIGCLAAVYVFAGGLKACAWADLIQGTALIVGGSIIAYLAVRLLGHADPTALAATATTSVNPAQLTDAGAIERLQLLNAGNWEVGKLHMVRPPEDPEVPWTALVVGLWIPNFFYWGLNQYITQRTLGSKSLAEGQRGVVFAAFLKLLIPFIVVIPGILAYNLFTSDLETAAVVKNAKAIATFAPDLYVQLSDEVKPDAKEALFVNDIKAIDRRLEDARTKAPDEITVFRFTETFAESHPADAMRIISYNAGQLGTGEPATAPDPASIVEANGDLLGRMSGGEVGGAVHELVLRDYDAAFPVLIKNLLPSGIGLKGFVLAAIFGAVVSSLASMLNSSSTIFAMDIYRKVKKEASQFELVSVGRICVVAFVFIAILIAPRLDNPKFGGIFTFIQEFQGFISPGILSIFLFGVLVHRAPRACGTVGLIINPILYGALKYFAPDIAFLNRMAICFFVILAVLAIMTLVKPLPEPVTLPVNPTMDMRTDPRTKVFGIAVVLLTLTLYVIFW; this is encoded by the coding sequence ATGGGCGTCGGCATCATCGATATTCTGGTCTTCGTCATCTTCGTGGTCGTGGTCATCGGAGTCGGCCTCTGGCAGAGCCGGGGCGAGGAGACCCGTGGTGAGCACGGCGCCCGGGATTACTTCCTCGCCGGGCGCGGTCTCACCTGGTGGCTGGTCGGCTTCTCCCTGATCGCCGCCAACATCTCGACCGAGCAGTTCGTCGGTATGAGCGGCAAGGCGGCCGACTGGCTGGGCATGGCAATCGCCAGCTACGAGTGGATGGCGGCCATCACCCTGGTGGTCGTGGCCTTCCTCTTCGTGCCGACCTTTCTGAGGAGCGGCATCTACACCATCCCCGAGTTCCTCGAGTACCGCTACAACCCTTTCGCCCGCATGGTGATGGCCATCTCTACTCTGGTCATCCTCGTCGGCGTACCGACCGCATCGGTGATCTACTCCGGAGCCAAGGTGATCACCGTCAACTTCCAGGGTCAGGCGCTCTTCGGGCTTGATCTCGGGAGCATAACGGTCGGCTGTTGGATCATCGGTTGCCTGGCGGCGGTCTACGTGTTCGCCGGGGGTCTCAAGGCCTGTGCCTGGGCCGATCTCATACAGGGCACGGCGCTGATCGTAGGCGGGTCGATCATCGCCTACCTCGCCGTGCGCCTGCTCGGACACGCGGATCCCACCGCGCTGGCTGCGACAGCGACGACTTCCGTGAACCCTGCCCAACTGACCGACGCCGGAGCGATCGAGCGCCTTCAGCTGCTCAATGCAGGAAACTGGGAGGTCGGGAAGCTCCACATGGTACGGCCCCCGGAAGATCCCGAGGTTCCGTGGACGGCCCTGGTCGTCGGATTGTGGATCCCGAACTTCTTCTACTGGGGCCTCAACCAGTACATCACCCAGCGAACCCTCGGTTCGAAGTCGCTCGCCGAAGGTCAGCGGGGCGTCGTCTTCGCCGCCTTCCTCAAGCTACTGATTCCCTTCATCGTCGTCATTCCAGGCATCCTCGCCTACAACCTCTTCACCTCGGATCTGGAGACGGCGGCAGTGGTGAAGAACGCCAAGGCTATCGCCACATTCGCTCCGGATCTCTATGTACAGCTCTCCGACGAGGTCAAACCGGACGCCAAAGAAGCGCTCTTCGTCAACGACATCAAGGCCATCGACAGACGACTCGAGGATGCACGAACGAAGGCACCCGACGAAATCACGGTCTTCCGGTTCACCGAGACCTTTGCCGAAAGCCACCCGGCTGACGCAATGCGCATCATTTCCTACAACGCGGGCCAACTCGGCACCGGCGAACCGGCAACCGCACCTGATCCCGCCAGCATTGTCGAGGCCAACGGGGATCTCCTCGGCCGGATGAGCGGCGGCGAGGTGGGCGGTGCGGTCCACGAGCTGGTGTTGCGCGACTACGACGCCGCCTTTCCGGTCCTCATCAAGAACCTTCTGCCGTCCGGCATCGGCCTCAAGGGATTTGTACTGGCGGCAATCTTCGGCGCAGTGGTGAGCTCGCTGGCATCGATGCTTAACTCGTCATCGACGATTTTCGCAATGGATATCTATCGGAAGGTCAAGAAGGAAGCCTCTCAGTTTGAGCTCGTGTCGGTCGGTCGCATCTGCGTTGTCGCCTTTGTCTTCATCGCGATACTGATTGCACCGAGGTTGGACAACCCGAAATTCGGCGGGATTTTCACCTTCATCCAGGAGTTCCAGGGCTTCATCAGCCCCGGCATCCTGTCGATCTTCCTCTTCGGGGTACTCGTGCACCGGGCGCCTCGCGCCTGCGGTACCGTCGGGCTGATCATCAATCCGATTCTCTACGGGGCGCTCAAGTACTTCGCCCCGGACATCGCATTCCTCAACCGCATGGCGATCTGCTTCTTCGTGATCCTCGCGGTGCTGGCGATCATGACTCTTGTCAAACCGTTGCCCGAACCGGTCACCTTGCCCGTCAACCCGACCATGGACATGAGGACCGATCCCCGAACCAAGGTCTTCGGCATCGCGGTGGTCCTGTTGACGCTGACCCTGTACGTCATCTTCTGGTAG
- a CDS encoding Glu/Leu/Phe/Val dehydrogenase translates to MNAPTGFYSQVNVNFDRAAALTGHSPGMLSQIKEINNVIRFTFPIERDSGKIEVLHAWRAEHSHHMLPTKGGVRYAAMVNEDEIKALAALMTYKCAIVDVPFGGAKGGIKISAHEYSEDELERITRRFTFELFKKNFIGPGLDVPSPDYATSSREMGWIADTYITLAPQDINGLGCVTAKPIQQGGIQGRTEATGRGVFYALREICSRGRDMRPLDLIPGLEGKRVVVQGLGNVGYHAAKFLQEEGGAKIVGLIEYEGAISAPGGMRVEEVMAHRRETGALLGFPGAQDLDQRDQGLELECDILVPAALEHAITMDNAPQIKAKIIAEAANGPVTSEASEYLHERGVMVIPDAYINAGGVTVSYFEWLKNLQHVRLGRMEKRFEEKAARQFLAAIEQATGSSFSESEINDFARGPDEIDLVNSGLEETMIKAYNEIRELSERHQGIDLRTASMISAINKIAAVYKHRGLFP, encoded by the coding sequence ATGAACGCTCCTACCGGTTTTTACAGCCAGGTGAACGTCAATTTCGATCGCGCGGCGGCACTGACCGGCCACTCACCTGGCATGCTCAGCCAGATCAAAGAGATCAATAACGTGATCCGCTTCACGTTCCCGATCGAACGCGACAGCGGCAAGATCGAGGTACTGCATGCCTGGAGGGCCGAGCACAGCCATCACATGCTGCCTACGAAGGGAGGTGTCCGCTACGCCGCGATGGTCAACGAGGACGAGATCAAGGCGTTGGCGGCGCTCATGACCTACAAGTGCGCGATCGTCGACGTACCCTTCGGCGGAGCAAAGGGCGGGATCAAGATATCGGCCCACGAGTATTCTGAGGACGAGCTCGAGCGGATCACCCGCCGCTTTACCTTCGAGCTGTTCAAAAAGAACTTCATCGGTCCGGGACTCGACGTGCCGTCTCCCGACTACGCCACCAGCTCCCGGGAGATGGGCTGGATCGCCGACACCTACATTACGCTCGCCCCCCAGGACATCAACGGCCTCGGATGCGTCACTGCAAAACCCATCCAGCAGGGAGGCATCCAGGGTCGCACCGAAGCCACCGGTCGTGGGGTCTTCTACGCCCTTCGCGAAATCTGCAGCCGGGGCCGCGACATGCGGCCGCTCGATCTCATCCCGGGGCTGGAGGGCAAGAGGGTCGTCGTACAGGGTCTCGGCAACGTCGGCTACCACGCCGCCAAGTTCCTGCAGGAAGAGGGCGGCGCAAAAATTGTCGGTTTGATCGAGTACGAGGGTGCCATATCGGCACCCGGCGGCATGCGTGTGGAGGAGGTCATGGCGCATCGCCGGGAAACTGGCGCCCTGCTCGGGTTTCCGGGAGCCCAGGATCTCGACCAACGGGACCAGGGCCTCGAGCTCGAATGCGACATCCTGGTGCCGGCCGCGCTCGAACACGCAATTACAATGGACAACGCTCCACAGATCAAGGCCAAGATCATTGCCGAGGCCGCCAACGGCCCGGTGACGTCCGAAGCGAGCGAGTATCTGCACGAGCGCGGGGTCATGGTGATCCCGGACGCCTACATCAACGCGGGGGGGGTGACTGTCTCCTACTTCGAGTGGCTCAAAAACCTCCAGCACGTCCGCCTCGGTCGGATGGAAAAGCGATTCGAAGAAAAAGCGGCGAGACAGTTCCTCGCCGCCATCGAACAGGCCACCGGCTCGTCATTCAGCGAATCCGAAATCAACGATTTCGCTCGCGGACCGGACGAGATCGACCTCGTCAACTCGGGCCTCGAAGAAACCATGATCAAGGCTTACAACGAGATCCGTGAACTCAGCGAACGCCATCAGGGTATCGATCTCCGGACCGCCTCGATGATCAGCGCGATCAACAAGATCGCGGCGGTCTACAAGCACAGGGGGCTGTTCCCCTAG
- a CDS encoding branched-chain amino acid aminotransferase, with protein MAKPRYYFSGERDTADLEFSSLGFDYLACPYRFEAVFEHGIWRVRGIVEDNTMHVPEGSQCLHYGQQLFEGMKVQRAADGRIFAFRPADNSRRLNEGARYLKGPEVPEELFLRGIEEVVAANHPYVPPHGSGAALYLRPFYAGIGDNVGVKPAKDYVFRVFVTPVGPYYKGGFGSEQGKSFMVSRYDRAAPHGTGHIKAGGNYAASFYPGSEAKERGFVDAIYLDPIEHRFIEEIGAANFLAFKNDALITPDSPSILRSVTRMSLMKIASEIFGWPTEERKISIDELDDISAAACCGTAAVLCWVSRIVDGERSWDFGFDERWQNLYDALVGIQTATQDDPFGWLHEISV; from the coding sequence ATGGCCAAACCGCGGTACTACTTCTCGGGAGAGCGTGACACGGCCGACCTCGAATTCTCGAGTCTCGGTTTCGACTACCTCGCTTGCCCCTACCGTTTCGAGGCTGTTTTCGAACACGGGATCTGGCGCGTCCGAGGAATCGTCGAAGACAACACGATGCACGTCCCCGAAGGTAGCCAATGCCTTCACTACGGCCAACAACTCTTCGAGGGCATGAAGGTACAGCGGGCCGCTGACGGAAGGATCTTTGCGTTTCGTCCGGCGGACAACTCTCGCCGGCTCAACGAGGGTGCACGCTACCTCAAGGGCCCGGAGGTCCCGGAAGAGCTGTTCCTTCGCGGAATCGAGGAGGTAGTTGCGGCAAATCACCCGTATGTTCCGCCGCACGGCAGCGGCGCGGCTCTCTACCTGCGGCCGTTCTACGCGGGGATCGGTGACAACGTCGGCGTCAAGCCGGCAAAAGACTATGTCTTCCGCGTTTTCGTCACCCCAGTCGGGCCGTACTATAAGGGCGGATTCGGATCCGAGCAGGGTAAATCGTTCATGGTCAGCCGCTATGATCGCGCGGCCCCGCACGGAACCGGACACATCAAGGCGGGTGGCAACTATGCAGCCTCGTTTTATCCGGGGTCGGAGGCGAAAGAACGCGGCTTCGTCGACGCCATTTACCTCGATCCGATCGAACACCGATTCATCGAAGAGATCGGAGCCGCCAACTTCCTAGCTTTCAAGAACGATGCACTCATCACCCCGGATTCCCCGAGCATCCTGCGCTCAGTCACCCGCATGTCGCTGATGAAGATCGCTTCCGAAATTTTCGGCTGGCCTACCGAGGAACGGAAAATCTCGATCGACGAGCTCGACGACATTTCGGCCGCTGCCTGCTGTGGCACTGCTGCGGTTCTGTGCTGGGTTTCACGAATCGTCGACGGTGAACGAAGCTGGGACTTTGGCTTCGACGAGAGATGGCAGAACCTCTATGACGCCTTGGTCGGTATTCAGACTGCCACCCAAGATGACCCTTTCGGGTGGCTTCACGAGATATCAGTTTGA
- a CDS encoding STAS domain-containing protein has product MEIERSEENGVTVVEVRGVINFGESARQFSSYLKELLDSGVPAVLVDMSGIDNVDSTGLGELVGYLQRFEKEGRRMALLRPHSRILSLLRLTRLDEIFSIFEDRDEAIRDLQASN; this is encoded by the coding sequence ATGGAGATTGAACGGTCTGAAGAGAACGGCGTCACCGTGGTCGAAGTCCGCGGGGTCATCAACTTTGGAGAGTCCGCGCGGCAATTCTCCTCCTACCTCAAGGAGCTCCTGGACTCGGGAGTGCCTGCGGTGCTGGTGGACATGTCCGGGATCGACAACGTCGATTCAACCGGTCTAGGAGAGCTCGTGGGTTATCTGCAGCGATTCGAGAAGGAGGGCAGGCGGATGGCGCTTCTCAGGCCTCATAGCAGAATTCTCAGCCTCCTGCGCTTGACGAGACTCGACGAGATATTTTCGATTTTTGAAGATCGGGACGAGGCGATCAGGGATCTCCAGGCGTCAAACTGA
- a CDS encoding tetratricopeptide repeat protein, with amino-acid sequence MRISRQLAALSASLLIGGAVVAEDFEATLERARQAAVEHHYEEAIELLVPFRSVREPEIQYIVAAESGRAFFHLGRYQEAHSAFRQAVRLFPTRVESAIYLLATSYLLDDRDQAYEILRAILDSGARDLYLVMTLPGERRFAADPDVQAIIEEFTVPLEINTDAAQILGVQLGDDRATVVETTGARSSDPSASTLTAAAGPALIWGFVFDANQQLEEVVVQAENLLRYTPYRLRLGDDLTWMATPAAAIAAWGAPDQSSPPSEEGISMTWERSGSRIIVDFGLPRDPRPKGTSEGSAMIKMIRLERLNLESAGRIAE; translated from the coding sequence GTGAGGATCTCGAGGCAACTCGCTGCGCTATCAGCCAGCCTTCTGATTGGCGGCGCGGTCGTCGCAGAGGACTTCGAGGCCACCCTCGAACGCGCCCGTCAGGCCGCCGTCGAACACCATTACGAAGAGGCGATCGAGCTTCTCGTGCCGTTCCGATCGGTCCGGGAACCGGAGATTCAGTACATCGTCGCAGCCGAATCGGGCCGAGCATTCTTTCATCTGGGGCGGTACCAGGAGGCCCACAGCGCCTTCCGGCAGGCGGTGCGTCTTTTCCCGACGAGAGTCGAATCCGCGATCTACCTCCTGGCGACCTCCTACCTGCTTGACGACCGGGACCAGGCCTATGAGATTCTGAGGGCGATCCTCGACAGCGGTGCTCGCGACCTGTATTTGGTGATGACACTCCCAGGCGAACGTCGATTCGCAGCCGATCCGGATGTCCAGGCCATCATCGAGGAATTCACGGTACCTCTCGAAATCAACACTGATGCGGCGCAGATCCTGGGAGTCCAGCTCGGCGATGACCGGGCCACCGTCGTCGAAACGACCGGCGCACGTTCCTCGGACCCGAGTGCTTCCACGCTGACCGCGGCCGCCGGTCCGGCTCTCATTTGGGGGTTCGTCTTCGACGCCAATCAGCAGCTCGAGGAAGTTGTCGTCCAGGCCGAAAACCTGCTCCGGTACACGCCATATCGGCTCCGCCTTGGTGATGATCTGACCTGGATGGCAACGCCTGCCGCCGCCATCGCTGCGTGGGGAGCGCCTGACCAGTCCAGCCCCCCATCAGAGGAAGGCATTTCGATGACCTGGGAACGTTCGGGCTCTCGGATAATCGTCGATTTCGGCCTGCCCCGCGACCCGCGACCGAAGGGAACCTCCGAAGGCTCGGCAATGATCAAAATGATTCGGCTAGAGCGTCTGAACCTGGAATCCGCTGGTAGGATAGCGGAATGA